The genomic region CGGTATGGGGGATACTTCACCGTCCAGTTCTTATCCGCGCCGGCTGAAAAACACAAACCCGCGGTTACCAATATTCTTTCACGGTTCGAAAAAACCCAAGGGATTTTTGAAAGGTCCGATGCCGACGTTCGGAGCAAGGAAGGACTTCCGCCCGCGACCGGCGTCTTGTGGGGATCGGAACCGCCGCAAACGGTAAACATTCGGGAAGGGAATTGGAAATTCATAGTAGACTTGCGGCAAGGGCACAAAACGGGGTTCTATCTGGATCAAAGGGATAATCGCATGCTCGTCCGCGACCTGGTTTCGCAATTCGCCCGCGGAGGAGAAATTTTAAATGTTTTTTCTTATACCGGAGCTTTCGCCGTGGCGGCGTATTCCGGAGGGGCCGGGCGTGTAATTAACGTCGATTCCTCCCCGGCCATGCTGTCCATCGCATCTGGCCAATTAGCGCTGAACGGCATGCCGGCAGGGAAGGACTCTATTCTGGAAGGCAATGCGTTCGAGGTTTTGAGACAACTCCGAGATGAAAAGCGCCTTTTCGATCTCGTCATTTTGGATCCTCCCAAATTCGCAGTAAATCAAAAAGATATTCGCAGAGCATCCAGGGCTTATAAGGATATCAATTGGTTAGCTATGCGAATATTGAGGAAAAACGGGATTTTATTGACATTTTCATGTTCCGGGCTTGTCAGTGAGGATCTTTTTCAGAAAATCGTTTTTTCGGCGGCGATCGACGCCGGGAGGGATGCGCAAATCATCGGCCGTTGCGGACAACCTTCGGACCATCCGGTGCGATTGACCTTTCCGGAGGGGCGATATCTTAAAGGTCTCGTCTGCCGGGTGCCCTAATGTGGACTACTGGATCTACTTGCTGGGATGCAATCCGCTTGCCAAAACATGAGTCCGGCCGAGAAAGCGTAGCTGATCCGCCGGTAATTGTCATGCCGGGGTCATTCTAGCTGGCAGCCATTGAATGTCAAAAATCACTGGATCCCGGCTCCGAGCATCACCGCTCCGCGAGGGCCGGCGCCGGGATGACGAATAAAACCAAAAACGCAAGCAACGTTTTTTTGTAATTATTAACGAAAGTAGACAGCCTGAGCAGGGCCAATTAATTTTTTATTTCCACGCCGCCGAACATTGCCAGACATCGGACCGTAAGGACCGGTCCTTCCGCAACGGGAGCGGGATTTGTGTTGTTTGACCAACCGCCGAAGACGGGCAATCCGTCGATGTCCAAACGCCAATCTTTCGGAACGATGACGTCGATTCCGCCGAACGCCGCTGTCAATTCCAAATACCCTCCTTCCGGCGCCAGTACAGCCGAGCGTAAATCTAGATCGATTCCTCCGAAAAGGACCGTCGCCGAACCGCCGTCGAATTCCGCGGACGGGTGGCGGATATCCATACCGCCGAAGACTATAAAATGCTGGAACGGCGCATGGCTTTTTCCAGCGGAGCCACCGGGAAGCCTCGGGCGCAACAGCACCAGCGCGCCCAGCAGGATCAGAAGGATTGGCCCCGCCAAACCCCAGGCTTCACCTCCGAGGATACCAAGCATGAGAATTTGCAGAAGGACCCCGGCCAAAACGATAATCATTCCACCGATCCTAGTGGAGCTCCGGGTAAGGAGAATAACCGCTCCCAGCAGAATGATGGCCAACGGCCACAAGCGTGCGATCCACGATCCCAACGCCAACTCTGGAAACTGGCGGTCGAGGAACAGCCCGCCTCCAAGCAATACCAGGACGGAGCCAAACCAATAACGCATTGCCATGGGATGTCCTTCCTCTATTGGCAAAAACCAAACGGGAAACGGTTTCCCGTTTCCCGACGAACGATCAGTGGAGATGGCGGGAATCGAACCCGCGTCCGAGAAGACTCGGCACCGGACCTCTACAGGCTTAGCCGGACATTTTTTCTCGTCGACCGGCTGCCTGCCCGGCAAGGAAAACCGATCGACCATCCACTCGGACCCGAAAGCCCTCTTTCGCTTGCGCCGCGGATTCGCAAACGGCACTCCGGCTTTCTCACGCCCGCTTCCCTCCCAGCCGGAGGTAGGGAGGGGCGAACGTGACCCCGCTAGGGGTCAGGCTCTATGTAGCGGGTTAAGCCGCAACAGGAAGAGCAGAGTAAGTGCGGTTGGCACTTGAAGGGTTGCGCTGATTTTTCGAGGTCGGCGCCTCTCGGCCTGCCATCCGGGACCAGCCTCTTCCGTCGAAGCCTGTCATCCCCGTAGCAAGCATTATAACATTTTTATCCGCGTCCGCTCAACGCCCGGCGCATGTCCCGTTCCGCGTCCCGCTTGGCGATCGCCTGCCGTTTATCGTATTTCTTCAACCCGCGCCCAAGGCCGATCTCGACCTTGGCCAGCCCCTTCTTCAGGTATACCCGCAACGGAACGATGGCCAGTCCCTTCTGTTGTTGGGCTTCCTGCAAGCGGATTATCTCTTTGCGGTGCAGGAGAAGGCGCTTTTTCCGGAGGGGATCATGGTTGGCCAGGCTGGCCGGATCGTAGGGAGCGATATGCACGCCGAGAAGCCAAGCCTGCCGGCCCTCGATGAGGATGTATCCCTCCTTCAGATTGATCTGTCCGGCGCGGATGGACTTGATTTCGCTGCCGAACAAAGCGATGCCCGCCTCGATCCTATCCAGGATGGCGTAATCATGCGTCGCTTTGCGGTTGCTTGCCACCACCTTGACGTGTTCGTCCACGCGATTTCTCCATGATCTTTTCCGGCCCGGACGCAAGCGATAACGAAGGAGCGGGTTATTGTATCGTAAAAAGAGGGGGCGGACGATGGAAGGTGCCGCCGTGCGGACCTCCCGTTCCGAACGATCGGGATATCCCTCCAAAGCGGCGGGCATGGTCCACCGCCGCCGGCCGGGTATAATTTCGCCCGTTGCCAAGTATCCGGCTTCCGCATTTCCCACCCCTTCCGACAGGAGACCTTCTTGGGCAGAGTCATCCATACCACTAATCCGACCCGGCAACGAAAAGCGATCTTGAAAAAAATGAGCCTCGCCATCGGGGAATTTCTTCGCTCAAAAAACCAAGGAAACAGCGCGGCAGAAACGGCGGCGGTCCTGATCCAGGGCCTGCAAGAAATCCGCGAGTCCGTCAACCGGACGGCCGAAGCGTGGGAGAAAAGGGATTATTGGGTGAAAGCGGACGCCTTCCGCAGGCAATGGTCTTGGGTTGAAAGACACGAATCGAATTTAACACGATGCCTGCCGTCGGCGGACAGCGACGGCATGCTAGGGGAAATTCTTGCCTTGGGGGAAAGGTTGTCCGCCATCCGGAGTGGATGACGCCGCGGTGCGACCGGTTTTCCAGGCCGGGCAAAAACCGGAAGTCATTCCCCCATCCTGGGGATACCGTCGACGAGATTCAGCCGGATCAGGTTGTATTCCACCGGTGCGCCGGGGTACACCTTCACCCACAGAATGGCGCTGCGGTTCGCCTTGCCGTCGAATTCATCGAAGACGAAGTTCCCCAAACTATAGAAAATCCGCCCCCCTCGGTATTCCTCCTCCCCCTGAAGGACGTGCGGATGCGAGCCGACCACCAAGTCCGCGCCGTAATCGATCGCCAGGCGGGATAGTTGGATTTGCCGCGGGTTGGGCACATCGACCCCCTCGTCGCCGTAATGGAAAAGAACGACGAGAAAATCCGAAACCGGGGAAACGGCTTCAAGATCGCGGATGATTTTATCGTCATCAGCCCAGGAAATTCCGGGGGTGTCCGGCCCGGCGGTCCAGCTTTTCGGATCGAACCCGCCGGTGTACTCCTTGGGCACTTCGGCGTATGCCAGAAAGGCCAGCCGCAAGCCGCCCACGGTGAACACCGCCGGCGCCCGCGCCTGGGCGTCATTGAATCCCGCTCCCACATGCGCCAACCCGTTGGATTCCAACATGGCCATAGTTTGCTCGAACGCCTCGATACCGTAGTCAAAACTGTGGTTGTTGGCCAGCGACAGCAGACCGAACCCGGCGCGTTTGAGAAGGGCGGCGGATTCCGGCGGCGCCAGGAAGGTGTAGTATTTCGGCGCTTTAACGCCGTCCTCCCCGATCGCGCATTCCAAGTTTCCAACCGCCAGGTCGGCCGCTTGAAGGATGGGTTCGACCGAGGCGAAGACCGCATCCCCGCGCCGGATCCGATCGCCGATCGAGCGGCCGAGCATGATGTCGCCCACGAACGCCAATTCGGCGCCGGCGGAGGAATCGGTCGGAGAAGGGGAGGGCGGGATGGCCGATCGCTCCTCCGGCTCGGGCAAAGTCGTCCTGGTCGGAACGGGGAACGAATTCGTCGGGGCGGCGGTTGTGTCCGCCGGATCCGAACTCTGCGGGGAAATGCTTGCGGCGACCGCCTCCCCGCGAGGCGCAGGGCCCCGGCAACCCCACAACAGCAGGACCATTGCGCATACAGCGGTTGGCCGTTTCATGGCGCGTCCGTCTACTCCTTATTCCGCCGATCGGCAAGCTGGTATTCGCGGAATTCCGCCAAGCAAAAACCGGGGATCCGGCCCGACACCAGGATCCCGTCCTCCCGGTGGACGAGGTTTTCGACGGAACCCTCCTTGTAAAACACGTGCAAGAGTCGTCCGGCGTTGAGCGGGAGTTTCACCCGGATATAGCGCATCCGATTGTAAAGCGATTTTTCGATCGTCTCCAGGAGCGCGGGGATTCCGTTTCCGTTAAGCGCCGAAAGCATGACGGTGTTCGGATACAACCTTGTCAGCGGCTCATCGCGGAAATCGGGAAGGAGATCGATCTTGTTGATCGCCGTGATGACGGGGTAATCCCGCAATCCGAGGGCCTGCAGGGTTTGCTGGACGGCATCGACCTGCTGGCGCGCGTTGGGATGCGAGATGTCGACCACGTGCAGAAGGAGGTCCGCCTCGGAGATTTCCTCCAGCGTGGCGCGGAACGCGGCGATCAAAGAAGCGGGCAGCTTTTGGATGAATCCGACCGTATCGGTCAGCAGAATGGTTTTCCCGCCCGGCAGGCGGACCCGCCGCGTTGTTGGGTCGAGGGTCGCAAACAGCTGGTCGGCGACATACACGCCCGCATCGGTGAGCCGGTTCAGGAGCGTGCTTTTTCCGGCGTTGGTATACCCGACCAACGCCACCACCGCGATTCCGGACCGTTTCCTCCGGCTGCGGTATCGAAGGCGGTGATCGCGGACGTTTTCCAATTCCGTTTTCAGATGGACGATCTTCCGGGCGATTTCCCGTTTGTCGATTTCCAACTGGGTTTCCCCCGGGCCGCGTAAGCCGACACCTCCGGTTCCGCCGCGGCCCGCCGCGCCCCCGGCTTGCCGGGCCAAGTGGGTCCAGGCTCGGGTCAGGCGCGGAAGACGATATTCATATTGGGCCAATTCCACCTGCAAGGACCCCTCGCGGGTATGGGCGTGCTGGGCGAAGATGTCGAGGATCAATGCCGTCCGGTCCAGAACATGAACCGCGTCCCCCAACTCCTTCTGCAATTCGCGAAGGTGACGGGGAGAAAGCTCTTCGTCGAATACGACGATTCCGGCCCGGGTTTCTTCCACCCAACGCTTGAGTTCCGTCACCTTGCCGGATCCGATCAGGGTGGCGGTATCCGGTTTAGCGATCCGCTGGAAATCCCGGCCGGCCACGTCCATCCCCGCGGTTCGGCACAACACTTCCAATTCGTCGAGGCTGTCCTGCAAGGAAAGGACGGCCGGCCGGCCTTTCCAATCGATTCCGAACAGGAAGGCCAGCGGTTTTTTATCGGTAGAAATGGTTTTCGTTCGCGGCATGTTTTCGTTTTTCTCACGGGCGGGAGGCCGGTCCCGATCCGCGGAGCGACGAATCCTCCGAAGCGGGCTTGTCAATGGCAACCGGGGGAAACGCCGGTATGCCGCCCGGCGGTTCATTATAAACGGAAGCGATCTGCGCGAGCGGACGAAAGCCTTCCGCCATCCGCGGCCGAGGGTCTGGTCCGGTAAGAGGATGGTAGAATTCGCCCAGGGGATTTTGCGATACATCGGAGAGACATCAATGGCTTGGAGTGGAGTGATCCCTACCTACCGGGAATGGATCGATCTTCCCGCAAGTGCGCCGGTCATCTCGCTGCTCGAAGGGAATACGCCGCTGATTCCCCTCCCGCGGTTGGCGAAGCAATTAGGCAAGGGAGTGTCGCTGTATGCTAAGTTCGAAGGGCTGAATCCCACCGGTTCGTTCAAAGACCGGGGCATGACCGTCGCCATCAGCGAGGCCGTGGGACGGAAGGTGAAATCCGTCATCTGCGCTTCGACCGGAAACACCGCCGCCTCCGCCGCGGCGTACGCCGCCCGCTCGGGGATCCAATGCATCGTCCTCATCCCGCAAGGGAAAGTGGCGATGGGCAAACTGGCCGGCGCGATCGCCTACGGTTCCAGAGTCATCCAAATCGAAGGATCGTTCGACGACGCCCTGACGCTGGTGGTGCAGATCAGCCAAAAACATTCCATCGCGCTAGTCAATTCGCTTAATCCCTACCGGCTGGAAGGACAAAAAACCGGCGCTTTTGAAATCTGCGACGCTTTGGGAAAAGCGCCGGATTGGTTCTGCCTGCCGGTCGGAAACGCCGGAAACATCACCTCCTATTGGATGGGGTTTCAGCAGTATCATCGGGCGAAGAACACCGGATTGCCGCGCATCCTGGGCGTTCAAGCCGAAGGATCCGCGCCGCTGGTTCTCGGCCATCCGGTGGAGAATCCGGAAACGGTCGCCACCGCCATCCGGATCGGAAAGCCCGCGCGCGGAGAACAGGCGCTGGAAGCCGCCCAGGAATCCGGCGGCCGGATCATCGCGGAAAGCGACGAGGCCATCTTGGAGATGCAATCCGCGCTGGCCGGCGAAGGCTTGTGGGTGGAACCGGCGTCCGCAGCGGGTTTGGCCGGCCTGCTTCACGATGTCCGCTCCGGCGCACTGACGCTTGAGGGCCAGACGGTGGTCGCCGTTTGCACCGGCCATGGGCTAAAGGACCCCGATATCGTCGCCCGACGGGCGCCGTCGATCCAATTGCTGCGTCCCGTTCTCGGCGATTTGGAGCAAGCCCTCCTCGGATGACCGCTTCGGTCCGGCGCGCCAAGATCCGGATTCCCGCCACCTCGGCCAACCTCGGCCCCGGATTTGACTGCATGGCGCTCGCACTGGATTTATGGAACGAGGTGACCATCGCAAACTCCGCGGGAGGGGTGCGTGTGTCGGTGAAGGGCGAGGGGGCCGGTTTGCTTCCCCAAGACCGCGGCAACCGGGTGGCGCTGGCCGCGTTGCAGGTCTTTGAACAAGCGGGATGGCCGGAGGCGGAATTCAGCGTCGACTGCTTGAACCGGATTCCGGTGGCCTCGGGGATGGGATCCAGCGCGGCGGCAGCCGTGGGCGGGCTGATGGCCGCCAACACCGCACTCGGCCTCCCATACTCGCGCCAGAACCTGATCCGGCTATGCCTGGCTCTGGAAGCCCATGCCGACAATGCCGCAGCCGCATTTGCTGGAGGGTTGGTCGTATTAGGGATTGAGGAGAGCGGGGTTCTCTGGCGCCGCTATGAACTGCCGCCGATGCGGGTATGCGTGGTCGTCCCGGAAAAGCGGGTTCCCACGTCCGATTCGCGGTCCTTCCTTCCCGAAACGGTGGCTCATCGCGACGCCGCGTTCAACCTCGGCCGGGCGCTGCTTACGGCGGAAGCCCTGCGCAGTGCGGATTACCGCCTGTTGGCGGCGGCGATGCAGGACCGGCTTCACCAACCCTACCGGTTGGCCCGCCTGCCCGGCATCGCCGACATCCTGCAAGCGGCCACGCAGGCCGGCGCAGCGGCGGCGCTATCGGGTGCCGGCCCCGGGGTGATTGCGTTTGCGGAATGCGGCCAAACGGAGATCCTGAATGCCATGCTGGCGGCCGCACGGGAGCGGAAGCTGGACGCCCGCGGGTTCCTCCTGAACGTCAGCAACGCCGGCGCTGATGAAATCGAAACTAGGGACTGACGACTTCTTTCCTGCGAACACGCCGGCACCGGTCCAAGACAGGAAAAAGCCGGGCTTCCGGCTTTTGGAGATGGGCATGTTATGAGAACCGTAATTGTGTTGGGAGACGGGATGTCGGACTACCCCGTCTCGGCGCTCGGCGGGAAAACCCCATTGCAGGCCGCGAAAAAACCGCACATCGACCGCATCGCCCGGGAGGGGCGGATGGGGCTTTTTCAGACCATCCCTGACGGGTTCCCCAAAGGCTCCGAAGTGGCCAATTTGAGCGTGCTCGGCTACGATCCCGCCAAAACCTACAACGGGCGGGCGGTGATTGAGGCCGCCAACATGGGGGTGGCCCTCGGCGGCGACGACGTGGCATTCCGATTGAATCTCATCTGCATGGAAAACGGTCTGATCAAGAACCACTCCGCCGGGCACATCACCACCGCGGAGGCAAGATCGATCTTGTGTTCCCTCCAGGAGGCGTTGGGCGAGGACACTGGGGACATTCCGGTGGATCTTCATCCCGGGGTCGGATACCGGCACCTGATGGTCCTGCGGGGCGCCGGCGCGTCCCCCAAGCTGAGGTGCGCCCCGCCGCATGATCATGTCGGGGAACGAGCCGCGAACCTACTGCCCAAGGCCGAAACCGCCGAGGCGCAGGCTACGGAAAAAATGGTGCGCTCGCTGATGGTGCGGGCGGAGAAAATCCTCAAGGATCATCCCGTTAACTGCCGGCGCGTCGCCATCGGCAAGGATCCCGCGAATGCGGTTTGGCCCTGGTCGCCGGG from Anaerolineales bacterium harbors:
- a CDS encoding class I SAM-dependent methyltransferase, translated to MTEAGLVLKAGREKSVRQRHPWIFSGAIDRIVGGPGRGDTVDVLSQGGSWLAKAGYSPESQIRARIWTWDRDHAIDESFFEAALREADSFRRPLEAYTDGYRLVNAENDGLPGLVIDRYGGYFTVQFLSAPAEKHKPAVTNILSRFEKTQGIFERSDADVRSKEGLPPATGVLWGSEPPQTVNIREGNWKFIVDLRQGHKTGFYLDQRDNRMLVRDLVSQFARGGEILNVFSYTGAFAVAAYSGGAGRVINVDSSPAMLSIASGQLALNGMPAGKDSILEGNAFEVLRQLRDEKRLFDLVILDPPKFAVNQKDIRRASRAYKDINWLAMRILRKNGILLTFSCSGLVSEDLFQKIVFSAAIDAGRDAQIIGRCGQPSDHPVRLTFPEGRYLKGLVCRVP
- the hflX gene encoding GTPase HflX — encoded protein: MPRTKTISTDKKPLAFLFGIDWKGRPAVLSLQDSLDELEVLCRTAGMDVAGRDFQRIAKPDTATLIGSGKVTELKRWVEETRAGIVVFDEELSPRHLRELQKELGDAVHVLDRTALILDIFAQHAHTREGSLQVELAQYEYRLPRLTRAWTHLARQAGGAAGRGGTGGVGLRGPGETQLEIDKREIARKIVHLKTELENVRDHRLRYRSRRKRSGIAVVALVGYTNAGKSTLLNRLTDAGVYVADQLFATLDPTTRRVRLPGGKTILLTDTVGFIQKLPASLIAAFRATLEEISEADLLLHVVDISHPNARQQVDAVQQTLQALGLRDYPVITAINKIDLLPDFRDEPLTRLYPNTVMLSALNGNGIPALLETIEKSLYNRMRYIRVKLPLNAGRLLHVFYKEGSVENLVHREDGILVSGRIPGFCLAEFREYQLADRRNKE
- a CDS encoding cofactor-independent phosphoglycerate mutase, with protein sequence MRTVIVLGDGMSDYPVSALGGKTPLQAAKKPHIDRIAREGRMGLFQTIPDGFPKGSEVANLSVLGYDPAKTYNGRAVIEAANMGVALGGDDVAFRLNLICMENGLIKNHSAGHITTAEARSILCSLQEALGEDTGDIPVDLHPGVGYRHLMVLRGAGASPKLRCAPPHDHVGERAANLLPKAETAEAQATEKMVRSLMVRAEKILKDHPVNCRRVAIGKDPANAVWPWSPGRKPSMETLQTRFGIRGAVISAVDLIMGLGLYAGMDVIRVEGATGLWDTNYEGKAAACLQTLRDHDLVYVHVEATDEAGHAKDPGLKIKCIEMLDDRLVRPILEGVEKTGIEATLAVLADHPTPVATGIHAADPVPVAIRRPGVPPDGTTAYDEEQAKNGILPFMRGDDFIRIALGMDQP
- the thrB gene encoding homoserine kinase, with amino-acid sequence MTASVRRAKIRIPATSANLGPGFDCMALALDLWNEVTIANSAGGVRVSVKGEGAGLLPQDRGNRVALAALQVFEQAGWPEAEFSVDCLNRIPVASGMGSSAAAAVGGLMAANTALGLPYSRQNLIRLCLALEAHADNAAAAFAGGLVVLGIEESGVLWRRYELPPMRVCVVVPEKRVPTSDSRSFLPETVAHRDAAFNLGRALLTAEALRSADYRLLAAAMQDRLHQPYRLARLPGIADILQAATQAGAAAALSGAGPGVIAFAECGQTEILNAMLAAARERKLDARGFLLNVSNAGADEIETRD
- the smpB gene encoding SsrA-binding protein SmpB, yielding MPAALEGYPDRSEREVRTAAPSIVRPLFLRYNNPLLRYRLRPGRKRSWRNRVDEHVKVVASNRKATHDYAILDRIEAGIALFGSEIKSIRAGQINLKEGYILIEGRQAWLLGVHIAPYDPASLANHDPLRKKRLLLHRKEIIRLQEAQQQKGLAIVPLRVYLKKGLAKVEIGLGRGLKKYDKRQAIAKRDAERDMRRALSGRG
- a CDS encoding threonine synthase is translated as MAWSGVIPTYREWIDLPASAPVISLLEGNTPLIPLPRLAKQLGKGVSLYAKFEGLNPTGSFKDRGMTVAISEAVGRKVKSVICASTGNTAASAAAYAARSGIQCIVLIPQGKVAMGKLAGAIAYGSRVIQIEGSFDDALTLVVQISQKHSIALVNSLNPYRLEGQKTGAFEICDALGKAPDWFCLPVGNAGNITSYWMGFQQYHRAKNTGLPRILGVQAEGSAPLVLGHPVENPETVATAIRIGKPARGEQALEAAQESGGRIIAESDEAILEMQSALAGEGLWVEPASAAGLAGLLHDVRSGALTLEGQTVVAVCTGHGLKDPDIVARRAPSIQLLRPVLGDLEQALLG
- a CDS encoding CapA family protein — its product is MKRPTAVCAMVLLLWGCRGPAPRGEAVAASISPQSSDPADTTAAPTNSFPVPTRTTLPEPEERSAIPPSPSPTDSSAGAELAFVGDIMLGRSIGDRIRRGDAVFASVEPILQAADLAVGNLECAIGEDGVKAPKYYTFLAPPESAALLKRAGFGLLSLANNHSFDYGIEAFEQTMAMLESNGLAHVGAGFNDAQARAPAVFTVGGLRLAFLAYAEVPKEYTGGFDPKSWTAGPDTPGISWADDDKIIRDLEAVSPVSDFLVVLFHYGDEGVDVPNPRQIQLSRLAIDYGADLVVGSHPHVLQGEEEYRGGRIFYSLGNFVFDEFDGKANRSAILWVKVYPGAPVEYNLIRLNLVDGIPRMGE